One window from the genome of Cricetulus griseus strain 17A/GY chromosome 2, alternate assembly CriGri-PICRH-1.0, whole genome shotgun sequence encodes:
- the Rps12 gene encoding 40S ribosomal protein S12 isoform X2: protein MAEEGIAAGGVMDVNTALQEVLKTALIHDGLARGIREAAKALDKRQAHLCVLASNCDEPMYVKLVEALCAEHQINLIKVDDNKKLGEWVGLCKIDREGKPRKVVGCSCVVVKDYGKESQAKDVIEEYFKCKK from the exons ATGGCCGAGGAAGG CATTGCTGCTGGAGGTGTAATGGACGTCAACACCGCGCTTCAGGAGGTGCTGAAGACCGCCCTCATCCACGATGGCCTGGCGCGCGGCATCCGCGAGGCCGCCAAAGCCCTAGACAA GCGCCAAGCCCATCTCTGTGTGCTCGCATCCAATTGTGATGAGCCCATGTATGTCAAGTTGGTGGAGGCCCTTTGTGCTGAACACCAGATCAATCTAATTAAG GTTGATGACAACAAGAAACTAGGGGAATGGGTAGGCCTCTGTAAAATTGATCGAGAGGGGAAGCCACGGAAAGTGGTTGGCTGCAGTTGTGTAGTGGTTAAG GACTATGGCAAAGAATCTCAGGCCAAGGATGTCATCGAAGAGTACTTCAAGtgcaagaaatga